The genomic DNA GCCGAACCCGCTGAGCACATGGGTGATCCGCCGGGTGGGGCGCTCCCGCAGCGATCCGGTGAACCCGTGCGCCAGCACGATCCCCAGGTCACCCGCGCCGCGCGGCGGGGTGTGCGCGGCGTCGATCCGGATGCCGTCCTCGGTCGTGAACATGGCGGCGAACGATGGGGCCAGAGGCATGTCCCGAGCTTAGGACGGTCGCCGCCGCCCCACGGACCCGGCCGGGTGCCGGAGAGCGGGGACGGCGCCGGGTGGAAAACCCGTCGTTCCCGGTCACGGGCCCTCCGGACTGCGGGACTCGTCGTTCCCGGTCGCGGGCCCTTTCGGACTGTGGGACTCTCGGAAGGTCGGAGACGGCCCGTACGGAGGCCGGCGGAAGCGTGTTCCGGCAGTTCCGCCACCGAAGAAAGTCCGCAAACCACGCGTCCGGCGAGTGGCCGCGAGGTGAATTGGCACGCTTCGTACGGCGGACGAGTGAGAGCGATTGCGCGGATCAACTAAAATGGTAGGGCCGCACAGTCCGCGGTCAGCCTCCACGATCACAGAGTGAGACTCCATCATGCCTTTGAACAGCCGCGACGACCTGCGGAACATCGCGATCATCGCGCACGTCGACCACGGCAAGACCACTCTCGTGGATGCCATGCTCTGGCAGTCCGGAGCCTTCCGGGCCAACCAGGACGTAGATGACCGCGTCATGGACTCCAACGACCTGGAACGCGAGAAGGGCATCACCATTCTCGCGAAGAACACCGCCGTCAAGCACGGCGACATGACCCTCAACATCATCGACACCCCCGGGCACGCCGACTTCGGCGGCGAGGTCGAGCGCGGCCTGTCGATGGTCGACGGCGTCGTGCTGCTGGTGGACGCCTCCGAGGGGCCCCTGCCGCAGACCCGGTTCGTGCTGCGCAAGGCGTTCGCCGCCAAGATGCCGGTCATCCTGTGCATCAACAAGGTGGACCGCCCCGACTCCCGGATCAAGGAGGTCGTGGACGAGGTCTACGAGCTCTTCATGGATCTGGACGCCACCGAGGAGCAGATCGACTTCCCGATCGTCTACGCCTCGGCCAAGGCCGGCCGCGCCTCGCTGAACCGCCCCGACGACGCGGGGATGCCCGACTCCGAGGACCTGGAGCCGCTGTTCCAGGTCATCAAGGACACGATCCCGGCTCCGGTCTACGACCCGTCGGCCTCGCTGCAGGCGCACGTCACCAACCTGGACGCCTCGTCTTACCTGGGCAGGATCGCGCTCTGCCGCGTCCACCAGGGCACCATCAAGAAGGGCCAGCAGGTCGCCTGGTGCCGCACCGACGGCACCATCCAGAAGGTGAAGATCACCGAGCTGCTGATGACCGAGGCGCTGGAGCGCAAGCCCGCCGAGCAGGCGGGCCCCGGCGACATCATCGCCATCGCCGGCATTCCGGACATCATGATCGGTGAGACCCTGGCCGACCCCGACGATCCGCGGCCGCTGCCGCTGATCACGGTGGACGAGCCGGCGATCTCGATGACCATCGGCACCAACACCTCGCCGATGGTCGGCAAGATCAAGGGCTCCAAGGTCACCGCCCGCATGGTCAAGGACCGGCTCGAGAAGGAGCTGGTCGGCAACGTGTCGCTGCGCGTCCTGCCGACCGACCGCCCCGACGCCTGGGAGGTGCAGGGCCGTGGCGAGCTGGCGCTGGCCATCCTGGTCGAGCAGATGCGCCGCGAGGGCTTCGAGCTGACCGTCGGCAAGCCGCAGGTGGTCACCAAGACCGTCGACGGCAAGGTGCACGAGCCGGTCGAGCGCGTGACCATCGACTGCCCCGAGGAATACCTCGGAGCGATCACCCAGCTCCTGGCCGTCCGCAAGGGCCGCATGGAGCACATGACCAACCACGGCACCGGCTGGATCCGGATGGAGTTCGTGGTCCCGGCCCGCGGCCTGATCGGCTTCCGGACCGAGTTCCTGACCGAGACCCGCGGCACCGGTCTGGTGCACCACGTCTTCGAGGCCTACGAGCCGTGGTTCGGCGAGCTGCGCACCCGTAACAACGGCTCGCTGGTCGCCGACCGCTCCGGTCCGGTCACCGCCTTCGCGATGACGAACCTGCAGGAGCGGGGCATCCTGTTCGTCTCGCCGACCACCGAGGTCTACGAGGGCATGATCGTCGGTGAGAACTCGCGCTCCGACGACATGGACGTGAACATCACCAAGGAGAAGAAGCTCACCAACATGCGCTCCTCCACGGCGGACGTGACGGAGACCCTGATCCCGCCGCGCCAGCTCTCGCTGGAGCAGGCGCTGGAGTTCATCCGCGAGGACGAGTGCGTGGAGATCACTCCGGAGACCGTGCGCATCCGCAAGGTCGTCCTGGACGCCGCGGCCCGCGGGCGCTCCGCGGCCCGGGCCAAGCGCGCCAACTGACCCTCCTCGGGGAGACCGTACGACGGAGGCGCCGGACCATGGGGTCCGGCGCCTCCTCCTGCCGACCCTCAGGCGGCCGGAACGGAGCAGGGACAGTCAGGGCAGACGGATACCGGAGATGATCTTGTCGAGCTCGGCGACGAGCGGCGTGCTGGCCATCACGGTGACGACGACCCCCGTCCGCTCGACCCAGCCGACGTACCGCCCGGCGCCGAGCGCACCGTCGCCCTCCTTTGTCAGCACCCGGCGACCACCGATCGTCGCGGTCTTCACGTCTCCGGTGAAGGTCCCGTAGGTCACGGGGAGGCGCTTCAGGTTCGCGAGCTTCTTGGCGTCCGGCCAGCACAGCACGCGCACCCACAGACTCCGCTGTTCGAGGTCGGCGTTCGCCCGATCGTCCCCCCACTGATAGCCGTACTCGGTGACGCCCCCGTGCCTGCCGGCCACCACCCCGCCGTAGGTGAAGCCCTTGGGGATGCGGCCGACGCGTACACCCTTGATGGCGGTGGCACCCCTCGCGGGCTTGTCGACCTTGGAATCATAGGAACGCTTGATCTCCGCCTTGCTCGGAGTGGGGCAGGCGGCCTTGCTTCCGGTGGCCGCGTGGGCGGAGGGCGCGGCGAACAGCGTCGCGGCGGAGGCCACGGACAGGGCGGCAATCGTGAGTGTCTTCGTCATTGTGTTCATGTACGGATTTGATGCGACGGACGGGACGGAAGTTCGCCCCCTTCCACCACTCGGGACATCGTCACGGCCCGGCAGGATCACGACCGCCGGGACTGACGCTGCGGCAACACGGCGGCGGCCGTACGCTCACCCCTCCTGTCCAGGTGAAATAGCCGCCGTTGATACTCGGAAGAGGAGAAACCATCCAGGCTCCCGCGTGACGGGGCCGCGAAACGTACGGGGGGATCTCATGCTTCCCAAGCCTCACCTGGCATTGGCGATCGCGCTCAGCGCGGGTGTGGCCGGTGTCGGGGGCACCGCCGCGGCCACACCGGCGCCGCCGCCCACCCCGCCCGGCACGTCCGTGTCACCCCCGCCCGAGCCGTCCGGCCCGCCGGAACCGTCCGGCCCGCCGGAGCCGTCCACGCCGCCGGGCCAGGCCGACTCGGCACGTGCCCTCATCAAGGACGTCCAGGGCAACGTCGTCGGCATGATGCGCGTCGACAGCATGGACGGCAAGACCCGGATCAGGGTCGCCGTCA from Streptosporangium sp. NBC_01756 includes the following:
- the typA gene encoding translational GTPase TypA → MPLNSRDDLRNIAIIAHVDHGKTTLVDAMLWQSGAFRANQDVDDRVMDSNDLEREKGITILAKNTAVKHGDMTLNIIDTPGHADFGGEVERGLSMVDGVVLLVDASEGPLPQTRFVLRKAFAAKMPVILCINKVDRPDSRIKEVVDEVYELFMDLDATEEQIDFPIVYASAKAGRASLNRPDDAGMPDSEDLEPLFQVIKDTIPAPVYDPSASLQAHVTNLDASSYLGRIALCRVHQGTIKKGQQVAWCRTDGTIQKVKITELLMTEALERKPAEQAGPGDIIAIAGIPDIMIGETLADPDDPRPLPLITVDEPAISMTIGTNTSPMVGKIKGSKVTARMVKDRLEKELVGNVSLRVLPTDRPDAWEVQGRGELALAILVEQMRREGFELTVGKPQVVTKTVDGKVHEPVERVTIDCPEEYLGAITQLLAVRKGRMEHMTNHGTGWIRMEFVVPARGLIGFRTEFLTETRGTGLVHHVFEAYEPWFGELRTRNNGSLVADRSGPVTAFAMTNLQERGILFVSPTTEVYEGMIVGENSRSDDMDVNITKEKKLTNMRSSTADVTETLIPPRQLSLEQALEFIREDECVEITPETVRIRKVVLDAAARGRSAARAKRAN